A window from Pan paniscus chromosome 14, NHGRI_mPanPan1-v2.0_pri, whole genome shotgun sequence encodes these proteins:
- the SUPT20H gene encoding transcription factor SPT20 homolog isoform X12: protein MQQALELALDRAEYVIESARQRPPKRKYLSSGRKSVFQKLYDLYIEECEKEPEVKKLRRNVNLLEKLVMQETLSCLVVNLYPGNEGYSLMLRGKNGSDSETIRLPYEEGELLEYLDAEELPPILVDLLEKSQVNIFHCGCVIAEIRDYRQSSNMKSPGYQSRHILLRPTMQTLICDVHSITSDNHKWTQEDKLLLESQLILATAEPLCLDPSIAVTCTANRLLYNKQKMNTRPMKRCFKRYSRSSLNRQQDLSHCPPPPQLRLLDFLQKRKERKAGQHYDLKISKAGNCVDMWKRSPCNLAIPSEVDVEKYAKVEKSIKSDDSQPTVWPAHDVKDDYVFECEAGTQYQKTKLTILQSLGDPLYYGKIQPCKADEESDSQMSPSHSSTDDHSNWFIIGSKTDAERVVNQYQELVQNEAKCPVKMSHSSSGSASLSQVSPGKETDQTETVSVQSSVLGKGVKHRPPPIKLPSSSGNSSSGNYFTPQQTSSFLKSPTPPPSSKPSSIPRKSSVDLNQVSMLSPAALSPASSSQRSGTPKPSTPTPTPSSAPHPPDAQSSTPSTPSATPTPQDSGFTPQPTLLTQFAQQQRSLSQAMPVTTIPLSTMVTSITPGTTATQVMANSAGLNFINVVGSVCGAQALMSGSNPMLGCNTGAITPAGINLSGLLPSGGLLPNALPSAMQAASQAGVPFGLKNTSSLRPLNLLQQQQQQLSQFTPQQPQQPTTCSPQQPGEQGSEQGSTSQEQALSAQQAAVINLTGVGSFMQSQAAAVAILAASNGYGSSSSTNSSATSSSAYRQPVKK from the exons ATG CAACAAGCTTTAGAACTAGCTTTGGATCGTGCAGAG tatgtCATTGAAAGTGCCCGACAGAGACCTCCTAAAAGGAAATACCTATCAAGTGGAAG aaaatctgTATTTCAAAAACTTTATGACTTGTATATTGAAGAATGTGAAAAAGAACCTGAAGTTAAG aaattaagaagaaatgtgAACTTGTTAGAGAAGCTTGTTATGCAAGAGACTTTGTCATGTTTAGTGGTCAATCTATACCCAGGAAATGAGGGATATTCTCTGATGCTCAGGGGAAAAAACGGATCAG ATTCCGAGACCATTCGACTGCCCTATGAAgaaggagagttgcttgaatatTTGGATGCAGAAGAATTACCTCCTATTTTGGTTGATCTCCTAGAAAAATCTCAG GTTAATATTTTTCATTGCGGATGTGTCATAGCAGAAATACGTGACTACAGGCAGTCCAGTAACATGAAATCTCCTGGTTACCAAAGTCGGCACATTCTCTTACGTCCAACAATGCAG acTTTAATTTGTGATGTACATTCAATAACAAGTGATAACCACAAATGGACCCAg GAAGACAAACTTTTGCTTGAGAGCCAGCTCATCCTAGCTACAGCTGAACCACTCTGTCTTGATCCTTCTATAGCAGTCACCTGCACTGCAAACAGACTGCTCTATAACAAGCAAAAGATGAACACTCGCCCAATGAAACG GTGTTTCAAGAGGTATTCCAGATCCTCTCTGAATCGGCAGCAAGATCTATCTCATTGTCCACCTCCTCCTCAGCTGAGGTTACTTGATTTcttacaaaaaagaaaggaaagaaaagcaggtCAGCATTATGACCTCAAAATTTCTAAGGCAGgaaat tgtgTAGATATGTGGAAACGGAGTCCCTGTAATTTGGCCATACCTTCTGAAGTAGAT GTGGAGAAATATGCTAAAGTGGAAAAGTCTATCAAATCTGATGACTCACAGCCAACAGTCTGGCCAGCCCAT GATGTAAAAGATGATTATGTATTTGAATGTGAAGCTGGTACTCAGTATCAGAAAACAAAGCTGACCATCTTGCAGTCGCTTGGAGATCCACTTTACTATGGTAAAATACAGCCATGTAAAGCAGATGAAGAAAGTGACAGCCAGATGTCTCCATCACA cTCGTCCACAGATGATCATTCAAattg GTTCATTATTGGATCAAAGACCGATGCTGAGAG GGTAGTCAATCAGTACCAGGAATTAGTCCAGAATGAAGCCAAATGTCCGGTCAAGATGTCACACAGCTCCAGTGGCTCAGCCAGTCTGAGTCAGGTCTCTCCAGGGAAAGAAACAGAT CAAACTGAAACCGTGTCAGTTCAGTCTTCGGTATTGGGGAAGGGTGTAAAACATCGACCCCCACCAATCAAACTTCCCTCAAGCTCAGGAAATAGTTCCTCAG GTAACTATTTTACACCACAACAGACAAGCAGCTTTCTCAAATCTccaactcctcctccttcttctaagCCATCAAGTATTCCTCGGAAATCATCTGTGGATCTCAATCAAGTTAGCATGCTTTCTCCAGCTGCCCTATCACCTGCCAGCTCATCACAAA GATCTGGAACTCCTAAGCCATCTACTCCTACACCAACCCCTTCATCGGCCCCACACCCTCCTGATGCTCAGAGCTCAACTCCTAGTACCCCTTCAGCCACCCCTACTCCCCAAGATTCAGGCTTCACCCCTCAGCCCACTTTGTTAACTCAGTTTGCTCAGCAGCAAAGGTCTCTGAGCCAGGCAATGCCTGTAACAACCATTCCTCTTTCCACCATGGTAACATCTATAACTCCAGGAACCACGGCCACCCAGGTCATGGCAAACTCTGCTGGACTTAACTTCATCAATGTAGTGGGCTCTGTTTG TGGGGCCCAGGCTTTGATGAGTGGTTCAAACCCCATGCTGGGCTGTAACACTGGTGCCATAACTCCTGCAGGAATAAACCTGAGCGGCCTTCTACCCTCAGGAGGTCTGCTACCAAATGCACTGCCCAGTGCAATGCAGGCAGCTTCTCAAGCAG GTGTTccatttggtttaaaaaatacttcaagtCTCAGGCCCTTAAATCTACTCCAG cagcagcaacagcagctctCCCAGTTTACACCACAACAACCTCAGCAGCCCACAACTTGTAGTCCTCAACAGCCAGGGGAGCAG gGTTCTGAGCAAGGTTCAACCAGTCAAGAACAGGCCTTATCTGCTCAGCAAGCTGCTGTTATTAACCTTACTGGAGTAGGAAGTTTTATGCAGTCACAGGCAGCTG CAGTTGCGATTCTTGCAGCATCAAATGGctatggcagcagcagcagcacaaaCAGCTCAGCTACATCATCATCGGCATACAGGCAGCCAgtcaaaaagtaa
- the SUPT20H gene encoding transcription factor SPT20 homolog isoform X17 yields the protein MQQALELALDRAEYVIESARQRPPKRKYLSSGRKSVFQKLYDLYIEECEKEPEVKKLRRNVNLLEKLVMQETLSCLVVNLYPGNEGYSLMLRGKNGSDSETIRLPYEEGELLEYLDAEELPPILVDLLEKSQVNIFHCGCVIAEIRDYRQSSNMKSPGYQSRHILLRPTMQTLICDVHSITSDNHKWTQEDKLLLESQLILATAEPLCLDPSIAVTCTANRLLYNKQKMNTRPMKRCFKRYSRSSLNRQQDLSHCPPPPQLRLLDFLQKRKERKAGQHYDLKISKAGNCVDMWKRSPCNLAIPSEVDVEKYAKVEKSIKSDDSQPTVWPAHDVKDDYVFECEAGTQYQKTKLTILQSLGDPLYYGKIQPCKADEESDSQMSPSHSSTDDHSNWFIIGSKTDAERVVNQYQELVQNEAKCPVKMSHSSSGSASLSQVSPGKETDQTETVSVQSSVLGKGVKHRPPPIKLPSSSGNSSSGNYFTPQQTSSFLKSPTPPPSSKPSSIPRKSSVDLNQVSMLSPAALSPASSSQRSGTPKPSTPTPTPSSAPHPPDAQSSTPSTPSATPTPQDSGFTPQPTLLTQFAQQQRSLSQAMPVTTIPLSTMVTSITPGTTATQVMANSAGLNFINVVGSVCGAQALMSGSNPMLGCNTGAITPAGINLSGLLPSGGLLPNALPSAMQAASQAGVPFGLKNTSSLRPLNLLQGSEQGSTSQEQALSAQQAAVINLTGVGSFMQSQAAAVAILAASNGYGSSSSTNSSATSSSAYRQPVKK from the exons ATG CAACAAGCTTTAGAACTAGCTTTGGATCGTGCAGAG tatgtCATTGAAAGTGCCCGACAGAGACCTCCTAAAAGGAAATACCTATCAAGTGGAAG aaaatctgTATTTCAAAAACTTTATGACTTGTATATTGAAGAATGTGAAAAAGAACCTGAAGTTAAG aaattaagaagaaatgtgAACTTGTTAGAGAAGCTTGTTATGCAAGAGACTTTGTCATGTTTAGTGGTCAATCTATACCCAGGAAATGAGGGATATTCTCTGATGCTCAGGGGAAAAAACGGATCAG ATTCCGAGACCATTCGACTGCCCTATGAAgaaggagagttgcttgaatatTTGGATGCAGAAGAATTACCTCCTATTTTGGTTGATCTCCTAGAAAAATCTCAG GTTAATATTTTTCATTGCGGATGTGTCATAGCAGAAATACGTGACTACAGGCAGTCCAGTAACATGAAATCTCCTGGTTACCAAAGTCGGCACATTCTCTTACGTCCAACAATGCAG acTTTAATTTGTGATGTACATTCAATAACAAGTGATAACCACAAATGGACCCAg GAAGACAAACTTTTGCTTGAGAGCCAGCTCATCCTAGCTACAGCTGAACCACTCTGTCTTGATCCTTCTATAGCAGTCACCTGCACTGCAAACAGACTGCTCTATAACAAGCAAAAGATGAACACTCGCCCAATGAAACG GTGTTTCAAGAGGTATTCCAGATCCTCTCTGAATCGGCAGCAAGATCTATCTCATTGTCCACCTCCTCCTCAGCTGAGGTTACTTGATTTcttacaaaaaagaaaggaaagaaaagcaggtCAGCATTATGACCTCAAAATTTCTAAGGCAGgaaat tgtgTAGATATGTGGAAACGGAGTCCCTGTAATTTGGCCATACCTTCTGAAGTAGAT GTGGAGAAATATGCTAAAGTGGAAAAGTCTATCAAATCTGATGACTCACAGCCAACAGTCTGGCCAGCCCAT GATGTAAAAGATGATTATGTATTTGAATGTGAAGCTGGTACTCAGTATCAGAAAACAAAGCTGACCATCTTGCAGTCGCTTGGAGATCCACTTTACTATGGTAAAATACAGCCATGTAAAGCAGATGAAGAAAGTGACAGCCAGATGTCTCCATCACA cTCGTCCACAGATGATCATTCAAattg GTTCATTATTGGATCAAAGACCGATGCTGAGAG GGTAGTCAATCAGTACCAGGAATTAGTCCAGAATGAAGCCAAATGTCCGGTCAAGATGTCACACAGCTCCAGTGGCTCAGCCAGTCTGAGTCAGGTCTCTCCAGGGAAAGAAACAGAT CAAACTGAAACCGTGTCAGTTCAGTCTTCGGTATTGGGGAAGGGTGTAAAACATCGACCCCCACCAATCAAACTTCCCTCAAGCTCAGGAAATAGTTCCTCAG GTAACTATTTTACACCACAACAGACAAGCAGCTTTCTCAAATCTccaactcctcctccttcttctaagCCATCAAGTATTCCTCGGAAATCATCTGTGGATCTCAATCAAGTTAGCATGCTTTCTCCAGCTGCCCTATCACCTGCCAGCTCATCACAAA GATCTGGAACTCCTAAGCCATCTACTCCTACACCAACCCCTTCATCGGCCCCACACCCTCCTGATGCTCAGAGCTCAACTCCTAGTACCCCTTCAGCCACCCCTACTCCCCAAGATTCAGGCTTCACCCCTCAGCCCACTTTGTTAACTCAGTTTGCTCAGCAGCAAAGGTCTCTGAGCCAGGCAATGCCTGTAACAACCATTCCTCTTTCCACCATGGTAACATCTATAACTCCAGGAACCACGGCCACCCAGGTCATGGCAAACTCTGCTGGACTTAACTTCATCAATGTAGTGGGCTCTGTTTG TGGGGCCCAGGCTTTGATGAGTGGTTCAAACCCCATGCTGGGCTGTAACACTGGTGCCATAACTCCTGCAGGAATAAACCTGAGCGGCCTTCTACCCTCAGGAGGTCTGCTACCAAATGCACTGCCCAGTGCAATGCAGGCAGCTTCTCAAGCAG GTGTTccatttggtttaaaaaatacttcaagtCTCAGGCCCTTAAATCTACTCCAG gGTTCTGAGCAAGGTTCAACCAGTCAAGAACAGGCCTTATCTGCTCAGCAAGCTGCTGTTATTAACCTTACTGGAGTAGGAAGTTTTATGCAGTCACAGGCAGCTG CAGTTGCGATTCTTGCAGCATCAAATGGctatggcagcagcagcagcacaaaCAGCTCAGCTACATCATCATCGGCATACAGGCAGCCAgtcaaaaagtaa
- the SUPT20H gene encoding transcription factor SPT20 homolog isoform X32, whose product MYVIESARQRPPKRKYLSSGRKSVFQKLYDLYIEECEKEPEVKQKLRRNVNLLEKLVMQETLSCLVVNLYPGNEGYSLMLRGKNGSDSETIRLPYEEGELLEYLDAEELPPILVDLLEKSQVNIFHCGCVIAEIRDYRQSSNMKSPGYQSRHILLRPTMQTLICDVHSITSDNHKWTQEDKLLLESQLILATAEPLCLDPSIAVTCTANRLLYNKQKMNTRPMKRCFKRYSRSSLNRQQDLSHCPPPPQLRLLDFLQKRKERKAGQHYDLKISKAGNCVDMWKRSPCNLAIPSEVDVEKYAKVEKSIKSDDSQPTVWPAHDVKDDYVFECEAGTQYQKTKLTILQSLGDPLYYGKIQPCKADEESDSQMSPSHSSTDDHSNWFIIGSKTDAERVVNQYQELVQNEAKCPVKMSHSSSGSASLSQVSPGKETDQTETVSVQSSVLGKGVKHRPPPIKLPSSSGNSSSGNYFTPQQTSSFLKSPTPPPSSKPSSIPRKSSVDLNQVSMLSPAALSPASSSQRTTATQVMANSAGLNFINVVGSVCGAQALMSGSNPMLGCNTGAITPAGINLSGLLPSGGLLPNALPSAMQAASQAGVPFGLKNTSSLRPLNLLQQQQQQLSQFTPQQPQQPTTCSPQQPGEQGSEQGSTSQEQALSAQQAAVINLTGVGSFMQSQAAAVAILAASNGYGSSSSTNSSATSSSAYRQPVKK is encoded by the exons ATG tatgtCATTGAAAGTGCCCGACAGAGACCTCCTAAAAGGAAATACCTATCAAGTGGAAG aaaatctgTATTTCAAAAACTTTATGACTTGTATATTGAAGAATGTGAAAAAGAACCTGAAGTTAAG cagaaattaagaagaaatgtgAACTTGTTAGAGAAGCTTGTTATGCAAGAGACTTTGTCATGTTTAGTGGTCAATCTATACCCAGGAAATGAGGGATATTCTCTGATGCTCAGGGGAAAAAACGGATCAG ATTCCGAGACCATTCGACTGCCCTATGAAgaaggagagttgcttgaatatTTGGATGCAGAAGAATTACCTCCTATTTTGGTTGATCTCCTAGAAAAATCTCAG GTTAATATTTTTCATTGCGGATGTGTCATAGCAGAAATACGTGACTACAGGCAGTCCAGTAACATGAAATCTCCTGGTTACCAAAGTCGGCACATTCTCTTACGTCCAACAATGCAG acTTTAATTTGTGATGTACATTCAATAACAAGTGATAACCACAAATGGACCCAg GAAGACAAACTTTTGCTTGAGAGCCAGCTCATCCTAGCTACAGCTGAACCACTCTGTCTTGATCCTTCTATAGCAGTCACCTGCACTGCAAACAGACTGCTCTATAACAAGCAAAAGATGAACACTCGCCCAATGAAACG GTGTTTCAAGAGGTATTCCAGATCCTCTCTGAATCGGCAGCAAGATCTATCTCATTGTCCACCTCCTCCTCAGCTGAGGTTACTTGATTTcttacaaaaaagaaaggaaagaaaagcaggtCAGCATTATGACCTCAAAATTTCTAAGGCAGgaaat tgtgTAGATATGTGGAAACGGAGTCCCTGTAATTTGGCCATACCTTCTGAAGTAGAT GTGGAGAAATATGCTAAAGTGGAAAAGTCTATCAAATCTGATGACTCACAGCCAACAGTCTGGCCAGCCCAT GATGTAAAAGATGATTATGTATTTGAATGTGAAGCTGGTACTCAGTATCAGAAAACAAAGCTGACCATCTTGCAGTCGCTTGGAGATCCACTTTACTATGGTAAAATACAGCCATGTAAAGCAGATGAAGAAAGTGACAGCCAGATGTCTCCATCACA cTCGTCCACAGATGATCATTCAAattg GTTCATTATTGGATCAAAGACCGATGCTGAGAG GGTAGTCAATCAGTACCAGGAATTAGTCCAGAATGAAGCCAAATGTCCGGTCAAGATGTCACACAGCTCCAGTGGCTCAGCCAGTCTGAGTCAGGTCTCTCCAGGGAAAGAAACAGAT CAAACTGAAACCGTGTCAGTTCAGTCTTCGGTATTGGGGAAGGGTGTAAAACATCGACCCCCACCAATCAAACTTCCCTCAAGCTCAGGAAATAGTTCCTCAG GTAACTATTTTACACCACAACAGACAAGCAGCTTTCTCAAATCTccaactcctcctccttcttctaagCCATCAAGTATTCCTCGGAAATCATCTGTGGATCTCAATCAAGTTAGCATGCTTTCTCCAGCTGCCCTATCACCTGCCAGCTCATCACAAA GAACCACGGCCACCCAGGTCATGGCAAACTCTGCTGGACTTAACTTCATCAATGTAGTGGGCTCTGTTTG TGGGGCCCAGGCTTTGATGAGTGGTTCAAACCCCATGCTGGGCTGTAACACTGGTGCCATAACTCCTGCAGGAATAAACCTGAGCGGCCTTCTACCCTCAGGAGGTCTGCTACCAAATGCACTGCCCAGTGCAATGCAGGCAGCTTCTCAAGCAG GTGTTccatttggtttaaaaaatacttcaagtCTCAGGCCCTTAAATCTACTCCAG cagcagcaacagcagctctCCCAGTTTACACCACAACAACCTCAGCAGCCCACAACTTGTAGTCCTCAACAGCCAGGGGAGCAG gGTTCTGAGCAAGGTTCAACCAGTCAAGAACAGGCCTTATCTGCTCAGCAAGCTGCTGTTATTAACCTTACTGGAGTAGGAAGTTTTATGCAGTCACAGGCAGCTG CAGTTGCGATTCTTGCAGCATCAAATGGctatggcagcagcagcagcacaaaCAGCTCAGCTACATCATCATCGGCATACAGGCAGCCAgtcaaaaagtaa
- the SUPT20H gene encoding transcription factor SPT20 homolog isoform X13, with protein sequence MYVIESARQRPPKRKYLSSGRKSVFQKLYDLYIEECEKEPEVKKLRRNVNLLEKLVMQETLSCLVVNLYPGNEGYSLMLRGKNGSDSETIRLPYEEGELLEYLDAEELPPILVDLLEKSQVNIFHCGCVIAEIRDYRQSSNMKSPGYQSRHILLRPTMQTLICDVHSITSDNHKWTQEDKLLLESQLILATAEPLCLDPSIAVTCTANRLLYNKQKMNTRPMKRCFKRYSRSSLNRQQDLSHCPPPPQLRLLDFLQKRKERKAGQHYDLKISKAGNCVDMWKRSPCNLAIPSEVDVEKYAKVEKSIKSDDSQPTVWPAHDVKDDYVFECEAGTQYQKTKLTILQSLGDPLYYGKIQPCKADEESDSQMSPSHSSTDDHSNWFIIGSKTDAERVVNQYQELVQNEAKCPVKMSHSSSGSASLSQVSPGKETDQTETVSVQSSVLGKGVKHRPPPIKLPSSSGNSSSGNYFTPQQTSSFLKSPTPPPSSKPSSIPRKSSVDLNQVSMLSPAALSPASSSQRSGTPKPSTPTPTPSSAPHPPDAQSSTPSTPSATPTPQDSGFTPQPTLLTQFAQQQRSLSQAMPVTTIPLSTMVTSITPGTTATQVMANSAGLNFINVVGSVCGAQALMSGSNPMLGCNTGAITPAGINLSGLLPSGGLLPNALPSAMQAASQAGVPFGLKNTSSLRPLNLLQLPGGSLIFNTLQQQQQQLSQFTPQQPQQPTTCSPQQPGEQGSEQGSTSQEQALSAQQAAVINLTGVGSFMQSQAAAVAILAASNGYGSSSSTNSSATSSSAYRQPVKK encoded by the exons ATG tatgtCATTGAAAGTGCCCGACAGAGACCTCCTAAAAGGAAATACCTATCAAGTGGAAG aaaatctgTATTTCAAAAACTTTATGACTTGTATATTGAAGAATGTGAAAAAGAACCTGAAGTTAAG aaattaagaagaaatgtgAACTTGTTAGAGAAGCTTGTTATGCAAGAGACTTTGTCATGTTTAGTGGTCAATCTATACCCAGGAAATGAGGGATATTCTCTGATGCTCAGGGGAAAAAACGGATCAG ATTCCGAGACCATTCGACTGCCCTATGAAgaaggagagttgcttgaatatTTGGATGCAGAAGAATTACCTCCTATTTTGGTTGATCTCCTAGAAAAATCTCAG GTTAATATTTTTCATTGCGGATGTGTCATAGCAGAAATACGTGACTACAGGCAGTCCAGTAACATGAAATCTCCTGGTTACCAAAGTCGGCACATTCTCTTACGTCCAACAATGCAG acTTTAATTTGTGATGTACATTCAATAACAAGTGATAACCACAAATGGACCCAg GAAGACAAACTTTTGCTTGAGAGCCAGCTCATCCTAGCTACAGCTGAACCACTCTGTCTTGATCCTTCTATAGCAGTCACCTGCACTGCAAACAGACTGCTCTATAACAAGCAAAAGATGAACACTCGCCCAATGAAACG GTGTTTCAAGAGGTATTCCAGATCCTCTCTGAATCGGCAGCAAGATCTATCTCATTGTCCACCTCCTCCTCAGCTGAGGTTACTTGATTTcttacaaaaaagaaaggaaagaaaagcaggtCAGCATTATGACCTCAAAATTTCTAAGGCAGgaaat tgtgTAGATATGTGGAAACGGAGTCCCTGTAATTTGGCCATACCTTCTGAAGTAGAT GTGGAGAAATATGCTAAAGTGGAAAAGTCTATCAAATCTGATGACTCACAGCCAACAGTCTGGCCAGCCCAT GATGTAAAAGATGATTATGTATTTGAATGTGAAGCTGGTACTCAGTATCAGAAAACAAAGCTGACCATCTTGCAGTCGCTTGGAGATCCACTTTACTATGGTAAAATACAGCCATGTAAAGCAGATGAAGAAAGTGACAGCCAGATGTCTCCATCACA cTCGTCCACAGATGATCATTCAAattg GTTCATTATTGGATCAAAGACCGATGCTGAGAG GGTAGTCAATCAGTACCAGGAATTAGTCCAGAATGAAGCCAAATGTCCGGTCAAGATGTCACACAGCTCCAGTGGCTCAGCCAGTCTGAGTCAGGTCTCTCCAGGGAAAGAAACAGAT CAAACTGAAACCGTGTCAGTTCAGTCTTCGGTATTGGGGAAGGGTGTAAAACATCGACCCCCACCAATCAAACTTCCCTCAAGCTCAGGAAATAGTTCCTCAG GTAACTATTTTACACCACAACAGACAAGCAGCTTTCTCAAATCTccaactcctcctccttcttctaagCCATCAAGTATTCCTCGGAAATCATCTGTGGATCTCAATCAAGTTAGCATGCTTTCTCCAGCTGCCCTATCACCTGCCAGCTCATCACAAA GATCTGGAACTCCTAAGCCATCTACTCCTACACCAACCCCTTCATCGGCCCCACACCCTCCTGATGCTCAGAGCTCAACTCCTAGTACCCCTTCAGCCACCCCTACTCCCCAAGATTCAGGCTTCACCCCTCAGCCCACTTTGTTAACTCAGTTTGCTCAGCAGCAAAGGTCTCTGAGCCAGGCAATGCCTGTAACAACCATTCCTCTTTCCACCATGGTAACATCTATAACTCCAGGAACCACGGCCACCCAGGTCATGGCAAACTCTGCTGGACTTAACTTCATCAATGTAGTGGGCTCTGTTTG TGGGGCCCAGGCTTTGATGAGTGGTTCAAACCCCATGCTGGGCTGTAACACTGGTGCCATAACTCCTGCAGGAATAAACCTGAGCGGCCTTCTACCCTCAGGAGGTCTGCTACCAAATGCACTGCCCAGTGCAATGCAGGCAGCTTCTCAAGCAG GTGTTccatttggtttaaaaaatacttcaagtCTCAGGCCCTTAAATCTACTCCAG CTTCCAGGTGGTTCACTTATTTTTAACACtctgcagcagcagcaacagcagctctCCCAGTTTACACCACAACAACCTCAGCAGCCCACAACTTGTAGTCCTCAACAGCCAGGGGAGCAG gGTTCTGAGCAAGGTTCAACCAGTCAAGAACAGGCCTTATCTGCTCAGCAAGCTGCTGTTATTAACCTTACTGGAGTAGGAAGTTTTATGCAGTCACAGGCAGCTG CAGTTGCGATTCTTGCAGCATCAAATGGctatggcagcagcagcagcacaaaCAGCTCAGCTACATCATCATCGGCATACAGGCAGCCAgtcaaaaagtaa